The Metarhizium brunneum chromosome 3, complete sequence DNA window ggaaagaagacgaggactATATCCCCCAGCCTAcggagaagcagcagaagatCCTATCGACTCCAGACTTTGGCATCGGCGATGCGGTCGACGACAGCCCGGTGAGCGGGTTCCTCAGCGCGTACGGATACTTGGAGTCGCAAGATGCCGACACGGGCAAGGTCGGGGAGAAGACGGTATCCGCGCTCAAGGACTACCAGAAGTTCCACAAGCTCAAGGTGGACGGGAAATTCGGAGAGAAGACGCGGCATCTCATGGCACAGCGGCGGTGTAGCTTCAACGACTGCAGCGTGGCCTCTGAGGTCTATGTCCGCGGAGCCTGGCCTGACCGCACCATACTCTACGCCTTTGGCACTCTGTCGCAGCAagtggacaagaagaagtgCATGCAGGCTATCCAATCCGCCATGGCGACGTGGGCAAAGGAGATCCCGGGACTCAAGTTTATCGAGAACGAGGCGCACCGCGACCACGAAGTCAAGATTGAATTTCGCAAGGTGCCCGACACGGACTGCGTCGAAAGCCTGGAGGGCGGGGAGCTCGCGCACgcgtcgctgccgcccgGCTTCGGGACCAAGTTTCCAGGAATGCCCAAGCCGGTGCATTTCGACGAGACAGAGGTCCAGTGGGTATTGGGGAAGCAGAAGGGCAAGTATGATGTCGAGTCGGTTGCACTGCATGAGATTGGCCACCTCCTCGGCATGCTGCACAACGGCAACCAAGAATCCATCATGTATCCGCGGGTCAGCGACAATAAGCTCGCGAGAAAGCTATCGGAGCATGACAAGACTGGGATACGCCGGCTGTATCCGGAGTGGAAGCGCGTCGGGGGCTCCTTTACCAGTCTGTGCACCCCTCCTCCATGACGGTGACTCACGGCGAcgcaggcaacattgaacatggaACGCTGACGGCAGCAGGCGACCCGGTTCTCGTGTCGTGGACCACGGGCAACTTCACCAACCTGGCCTGTATCggcagcgacggcggccTGCGGCACCGGTACCAGCGGGAGCCGTACGGCACGTGGCACCCGGCCGGCGAGAGCTTCGAGCACCTCGGGGGCAAGCTGGCGGGAAAcgtggcggcggtgacgcgCGCCGAGGAGCAcgtcgccttcttcgcccgGGGCCAGGACGGCAAGTGCCACAGCAAGTGGTACAGCGGCGGCTGGAGCGACTGGATGTCGCGCGGCGGCGACGTGCAGGGCGACATCGCGGCCGTGTCGTGGGGGCACGCCGGCACCCGGACGGACCTCTTCATGCGCGGCGCCGACAACGCCATCCACCACAAGTACTACGACGGCACGGCCTGGACCCCGGGCGTGGAGACGTGGACgagcctcggcggcaacaccACGGGCAGCCCCAAGGCCATCTGCTGGGGCGCCAAGCGCATCGACGTGTTCGCGCgcagcgccgccgacaaGAGCGTGCTGTGGAAGGCGTGGGACGGCGACAAGTGGGTCCCCGAGGGCGCCGACTGGACCTCGCTCGGCGGCACGGCGCTGGAGGACGTGGCCGTGGTTTCGTCGAGAGCCAACCACCTGTACCTCTTCATCCGCGGCGCCGACAACACCGTCTACTCCAAGAGCTACCTGGACGGCAAGTGGGAGCCGAGCATCACCGAGTGGGGCCACCACGAGGAGGACTTTGCCAACGAAATCAGCTCCCCCATCTCGGCCCTGGCCTACAACGACTATTGGGACAAATTCATGTACAAGCGGATcatgctggcggcgctcAGCTCGAACAAAATGGTCAGGCTCAAGATGTTTGATGGCACAAAGTGGAGGAAGTGGTTTTATCTCGGGGACAAGGTCATGGCTGGCGCGCCCGTGCTGCACCCGTGGCGTGATAACACGCCCGTTGTCGTGGCCCGGGGGACCGACGGCGCACTCTGGAAGTGGGAGTAGCGCCGTGATTCCGTGACGGCGGCTGCGTGAGGGCGTGCGCCGTCGAGTAGTAAAATCGTGTGGCCTGGCCTACTATAGTTATTTGATGAATTGCTACAATTTCCTGCCCCTCTCGCCGCCTACAGGGTAGCCATATCCCGACAAGCGTAAAAACACAATTGGTCGATGCACATGCCAGACATCCAACAGCCCCACCATTGACATCTCCGTGACATTCAACCTCCGTCAGAATCCCATCTCCAACATTTCCATCTGCCAGCTCGCCCCCCCCTCAACGGCTGCATGTACACTGCGCGCTGAAATGCGCGAGTTCATGGACTATGTCCACAGCGCATTCTACGAGGCGACAGGCTGGCGCCGCGACAACTCGTACGCCGCGCTCAATGCCACGTCCGACGGTTCGCACCCCCTCCGCCGCCCCAAAAACCTCCTTGCTTCCCTCGTACCCGTGCGCTGACACCGCCGCCCAGCTCTGCTAGACTTCCAGACCCCGCGGGGCCTCCGGCTGACGCTGTCCTCCCTCGCGAGCGCCAACTTTGCCACCTCGTACCAGCTCGGCTcggtcggcgtcgtcgacggctcCATCTCGTACCTCTTCTCGTCGGTCCCCCTGCGCGTCCACATGACGCCGCGGTCCGAAGACGTCTCGCTCCCCGACCTGCTGCGCTCGTACCGCCCGCTCTCCCCGCTGCTCCCCcggacgccgtcgccgccggacGCCGCGACCGCCGGGCCCGAGGCCTCCCTCCTCTACGGCAGGCTCTACCTCCCGCAGTCGCAGCTcgaggccctcgccgtcaGGAGGCTCTCCCCCGCGCTGCAGCTCCAGCTCAGCGCCGTGTCAGCCAAGCACCTCCGCGACGGGGGCaccgtcctcggcctcgcgcAGTACGACGTCGGCCGCTACGCCTTTGAGGGCCTGGCCTCGTCCGACGGCGGGCTCCTCGGCCTGCGCGGCCTCTAcaactttggcggcggcgacgcgcACCCGCCTCCTGCTGGTGCCGAGGGCGAAAAGGAGCGCGTGTACGGGCGCTTTAGTACCGGCGCAGAGGTGTACTACGGCACTTTGAACAAGTCGGGCGGCGTGAGCTTCGGGACGCGCTTCGCCACACTGCCTGCGCACAGTGGCACTCCGCTGTCGGCGAGTTTGACTGTCAACCCGCTCATGGGTAACGTCGCTGCTAGCTATGCCGTTGTTGCTGGTAGGCACTGCAGCCTGGCGACGCGTATGGAGTTCAACGTGTTCAGCTACGAGAGCGCGTGGGCCGTGGGCATGGAGCTCTGGAGGAGGCCGCTGCGGCGGGTGGCCGGAGGGGGTGGCCGGCCCGGGGGGGAGTATAAGGAGAGGAGTTTTCGGGCCAAGATGGAGTGGCGGCTGGACGAGCCTGAActtgtgccgccgccgcaaccatcaccaccactgTCGGAACCGGCGGAACCGGACCGGGTATTGGCGGTTCACAGGGGGAATGGGGGCGAGGAGTATGCGGGTGTGTTGAAGGCGAGGCTGGACCAGAATTGGAGGATTGGCATCTTGTGGGAGGGCAGGGTGAAGAGCCTGCTGTTTAGTTTGGGGAGTGGCATTGACCTGAGGAAACTGGATAAGCCGTTCAGGACGTTGGGGTTGGAGATTCAGTTCTCTTCGTGACGGGCTGTCTAGGGGACGGTACATGAGTGTATGAATAAGTGTCTAATTTCTGTATTCtatgttggcagagcatGCATCTATGATACCTCGAGTACATGTGTTCGCTTCACAAACCTAGCTAGTTTCGATCTGGTGATGCTGTGGTTTCTGAGGCCGTGTATACGTCTGTCGGGAATAATGCACCGCAACGCTTCCGCTGGTCGCGTTGTTGCGTTCATGCACGTAATTCCCCTTGGGGTTGGCAGGGTGGTGCCATTCATCAATACGATGTATGCGTAGTCGAGGAGATGGTGTCGACAGATCCACATGGATAAACTTGCGAGCCGTGCCACCTCGAGCTGTTCGGAGAGTTGCCTATAGTAGACAGAATTTTAACgtgtatactccgtagaaggGAAATCATCACCTCGGGGGGGCAGATTACAACGCCGTCGATTTCTGGTTCTCACAAGGAAACGCAACAAGTTCCATAGAGGTTCTGGAAGTTTCCTATGCGACATAATCATTTACTGTATTTACCTGGATGCAGTAAGTGGCATGCCAGGCCAATCACGGATCAGCGGCCAACTATTATGCAAAGGCGGTACGGAATACGGTTCCAGATGCATCCCAGCAAGACGAAGCTTGGTACATAGTACATGGAAGCTGCCACAATGCTTGTCATCTGCAATGCAACACAAATGTTTGTTCCCTGCGCTGGACGAACGTCGGACTTGGAGGGGCATTCTGCAGCGTTGGCTATGAGACTTTGGTTACGTGAATGTTGGTGATGTGATAGTTGCTAGTGTAAAGTGGTGCGATGCGGCGGATGCTAAGCGGAAATGGGAGCCGAGAGAACCTCAAGACGACCAAAGTACTTTTGACCAATTTCATACCAAGTTTGATAGTTCGCTGAGCCCTCGGAACTAGGTCAGTATAACAGGCCATATTAATCTGTGGCGAAAAGGCCCGAAGAATTTGGATTGCCGGTATAGAGGCTGACACCTCTACCCACCCCGAGGTTGCGCAGGCACCGCTGTTAATGCTGATGACGGACTCTCTTGATCTCTGAAGCCTGTTTCAAGGAAACCCCACTAGTAGCAGAATAATTATGTTGGGAGCCAACCCTTACATAGTGGACTCGAAACTCGTGGATAGCTATGGCTGCGTTGTAGGCACTGACTGACGTTGTTGGTTTTTCTCTTTGTTTAATTCAGCCGAGCCTACGGAATAAAGCTTCTGTCATTGGACCAGGTCATTTTAACCATGAGGTCGGGGTGTGTACATACTAGTTCTTTGCAGGCCAACACCTCGACACCCATGCAAAAGGATGCACGTACCATGTATGACAGGTCAAGATGGATGGTCCAACTGTCGGCGCTAGTGCCATAACCATAACCTAGCCTCGGTATCAGCATCCTATGAAGACAAAAAGCTCGTACGGCCGAAACGAGGCGCTTGCCTTATGATGACCGTCATAGCGGGCGATGGGTCCATTGTGAGAAATCGCTGTGATCCTCCGCCATTCCCCGCTCcccaaacaaaaaaaaagatccGTCTTCGGTGGCATCATCATTGAAGTTTGTCGTTCGTTCCTGCTGCTGCGTTGTGTGACCATGCCGTGACAGCCGAGCATCTGGGTACAAATCTCTTAGTTCTCTTGGCGATCCATGCTGCCCTACCAAAATCCTGCTCCCAGAGCTTGAAATGGCGAGATGCAGACACCTGGCTGTTGTGGCAGTCCTCTGGAAGCCCCAGCCGTCAAGTCGTGACTCGTACCAACCCGGCACATCGATCATGGAGGGGCGTGGGGGCGGGAGCTGTGAACCTTGATGGTGCGCCCTTGCCGCTTCCGTGCCAGGGGCGTCCGGAGAGCCAGTGGCGCAACCAATCAGAGAGCCGACAATTGGCTGTATCGCGTGTGGCGCATGACTAAAACATAGTCTTTGATACCGATGGGAGAGCTGCATGATAGGTATGTATTCTTAGAAATTTCACAAACAATCAAAGGTAGGGCTTGTGAATTGTCTAGTATGCTGATACTGGTTTAAAAAGCAGAcagtcgccgtcgtcgtcgcgccGGGATAAAAAAGGCCAAGTCAGCAGAGTGTTGCATGACAAAAGAGTGAATCAAGAAACTCACcaggattttttttttcttaaaaaggCTAGTCGACCAATGCCAAGATTGCCATGAGACTACGAAGGACTCCTTCGGCAATGCTAGCTTGGTCCGGGATTTTACTAGTCAATAAAGGTGTCGTCGATCCGCGATTCAAGAAAGTGGAAGAGGTCAAGTCATGTAAATTAGGTCTGGTGGGTTTGGCCCAGGTGCCGGTTCAAACTCTGGAGCCCATCAAGGTTCTCACGACGCTGTCACATTTTGAATCCGACTTCCCACACCACTCTCGCATACGCCTACCCATCTTTGCCTCAGATCGGTTCGCCTTCCCTCATTCTGCCAGCCCGCATGCGGTCCAGCGCATGCCAGCATCATCCCAAACTGCGCACCGGCAGATTTCATCGGCCCAATCCCTCTCAGCAGCCCCGGTCCCTACGCAGCTACGCAATTATTCCGTATTACCTTTCCACACTTGCAGGCGGTGACAGGTCCTGCGCATGCTTCATCCCTAGTTGCACCGCTTGTCGCGCTCCTAGACATTGTATCATTCGACTTTTCGCAGTCTTCACTTCTTGCTGTGTTCCATCTTGGTACTTACCCGCAGCCCTGGTGTCAGCTGAACACGCCTTCGCCTTTGTTCATTCCCATTGGGCTGTCTCTGAGGCACGCCTGACACTGTGGTGTTTATCGTCGTCCTTTCGGCTGATCGCTGTCGCAGTCTGTTCGGTAGCAGTTTAGAAGCACAGGACAGCAAACCCACGTGCAGGAAACGCATAACCTTAGATAAAAAGGATAAAAGGGACCCTAAACCTTGCACTCCTTGGACTTCGCTCCCACCGCCAGCGGCCGCATGGGAATAGTCCCGTCTCCAAAggctccttcctcttcatAGCGGAGTATCGAACATCATAGCAAGAAGGGATCTCGACAAAGGGCTTTCTGCAACCTTTTGCCGATCTCCCCAACCACATTTTTGGCCAAGGTCATCATCTGGCTGTGTGTGTGGCGCATCAACTGGAACTGGGTGGACCATTTCGCTATTGAATCCGGTCCATCAAGGTGTTCGCCTCGTCGGTGTATCCTAGTCTCAAGCCCTGCTGAAAATCGGACCAGACACTAGCATTGGTCCGGACCAGACGACCGACGAACCGTGGAGACGGGTTATAAGTCTTCCATTTCTCGGGTCCCCTCCCCCGGAGAATAACTTTCAACTTAGAACCGAACCGAATCGAAAAGTTGTTGTCGTTGTTTCGTCGCGCCGAGGTATAATCGGGCGAAGTTGAAGAGAAGACTTGATTGTCTTGAAGCGAGTGGTGTgattgagaagaagaaaagaccGCCCGAGTTTGCGGCTACGATAATCGTGGAAAACCAACGCTGGACTTATACCCTCGAATACACTCAACAGCAgcgcatcaccatggctgaAGAGGAGCAGCAGAGCAGTTGCGATGGCTCACCCGTTGACTTGGGCATGCTCGGTCTCCGCATTGCCTCCATTTTCATCATTCTCGTTGCTTCCCTCGTTGGAGCACTCACCCCCATCCTCTTGGCTCGCCAGACCAAGATGCACGTTCCGAAATTCACATTCTTCATCTGCAAGTACGTCGGTACCGGCGTCATCATTGGCACGGCATGGATGCATCTTTTGGATCCAGCAGTTGATCAGCTTGGAGACGCCTGCGTTCAGGAAAGATGGCTTGGCACATACCCTTGGGCTCTATGCATTGCTCTGATGACCATCATGGTCATGTTCTTCGTTGAGCTAATGGTAGCCCGttttgacgacgacgacgatgccgcccaTAGCCATCCGACTGGCTCCGACTCTGGCTCCGACCTCAACGAGGTACTGGCGATTAAGAAATCCTCAAAGCCGCAAAAGGACAAGAATGTTCAGGCTGAGCCATGCCCCCATGACATCGAGAATCAAGGGGCTCTCTGTGGCCCCGATCCAACTGCCATCCCAGGACGCCCCGATGATGTCAGCTACCCTCCTGGCGGTGAGGATCATCTTGCGCACCGCCATGATCACAAAGAAGGGGACTCGCACACGTCGTTGTCCGGCCAGCTGACGGCAATCTTCATTCTCGAATTCGGTGTCGTGTTTCACAGT harbors:
- the mmp18 gene encoding Matrix metalloproteinase-18, whose translation is MGEVVVPGKEDEDYIPQPTEKQQKILSTPDFGIGDAVDDSPVSGFLSAYGYLESQDADTGKVGEKTVSALKDYQKFHKLKVDGKFGEKTRHLMAQRRCSFNDCSVASEVYVRGAWPDRTILYAFGTLSQQVDKKKCMQAIQSAMATWAKEIPGLKFIENEAHRDHEVKIEFRKVPDTDCVESLEGGELAHASLPPGFGTKFPGMPKPVHFDETEVQWVLGKQKGKYDVESVALHEIGHLLGMLHNGNQESIMYPRVSDNKLARKLSEHDKTGIRRLYPEWKRVGGSFTSDPVLVSWTTGNFTNLACIGSDGGLRHRYQREPYGTWHPAGESFEHLGGKLAGNVAAVTRAEEHVAFFARGQDGKCHSKWYSGGWSDWMSRGGDVQGDIAAVSWGHAGTRTDLFMRGADNAIHHKYYDGTAWTPGVETWTSLGGNTTGSPKAICWGAKRIDVFARSAADKSVLWKAWDGDKWVPEGADWTSLGGTALEDVAVVSSRANHLYLFIRGADNTVYSKSYLDGKWEPSITEWGHHEEDFANEISSPISALAYNDYWDKFMYKRIMLAALSSNKMVRLKMFDGTKWRKWFYLGDKVMAGAPVLHPWRDNTPVVVARGTDGALWKWE
- the MDM10 gene encoding Mitochondrial distribution and morphology protein 10 translates to MREFMDYVHSAFYEATGWRRDNSYAALNATSDALLDFQTPRGLRLTLSSLASANFATSYQLGSVGVVDGSISYLFSSVPLRVHMTPRSEDVSLPDLLRSYRPLSPLLPRTPSPPDAATAGPEASLLYGRLYLPQSQLEALAVRRLSPALQLQLSAVSAKHLRDGGTVLGLAQYDVGRYAFEGLASSDGGLLGLRGLYNFGGGDAHPPPAGAEGEKERVYGRFSTGAEVYYGTLNKSGGVSFGTRFATLPAHSGTPLSASLTVNPLMGNVAASYAVVAGRHCSLATRMEFNVFSYESAWAVGMELWRRPLRRVAGGGGRPGGEYKERSFRAKMEWRLDEPELVPPPQPSPPLSEPAEPDRVLAVHRGNGGEEYAGVLKARLDQNWRIGILWEGRVKSLLFSLGSGIDLRKLDKPFRTLGLEIQFSS
- the ZRT2_1 gene encoding Zinc-regulated transporter 2, which produces MAEEEQQSSCDGSPVDLGMLGLRIASIFIILVASLVGALTPILLARQTKMHVPKFTFFICKYVGTGVIIGTAWMHLLDPAVDQLGDACVQERWLGTYPWALCIALMTIMVMFFVELMVARFDDDDDAAHSHPTGSDSGSDLNEVLAIKKSSKPQKDKNVQAEPCPHDIENQGALCGPDPTAIPGRPDDVSYPPGGEDHLAHRHDHKEGDSHTSLSGQLTAIFILEFGVVFHSVFIGLTLGTTGSDDLKVLLVVLVFHQMFEGLGLGSRIAVAEWPESKQWLPYVLAVGFALSTPVGVAAGVGAKPANAATQKLVNGIFDSISAGILMYTGLVELLAHEFMFNPHMRRAPLKIQLFAFGCIAFGVTVMALLAKWA